One Neorhodopirellula lusitana genomic window carries:
- a CDS encoding cytochrome c oxidase subunit I, whose translation MATTSVPSTSRDPGYPTDRENYLTNSSGILSWVFTLDHKRIGLMYLVGVVGAFIVGGLLALGIRLHLLDPEGWMFTGAEANNIYNQVFTLHGAIMVFLFIIPSIPAAQGNFLVPVMLGAKDVAFPRLNLSSFYLWVFGAIFFVSALFSSGLDTGWTFYTPYSTTTDTSVILATLGAFILGFSSIFTGLNFIVTINTMRPPGMTWFKMPLFLWATYATSIIQVLATPVLGITLLLLIAERTMHIGIFDPEYNGDPVTYQHFFWFYSHPAVYIMILPAFGVISELISVHSHKHIFGYRFIAYSSIAIALLGFLVWGHHMFTSGMSSLTTIIFSALTFTVSVPSAIKVFNWLATMYKGSISLTTPMCYAISFIFLFTIGGLTGLFLGTLATDLHLHDTYFIVAHFHYVMVGGTLIAFLGGIFHWWPKMVGKLYNETHGRIASLLVFLGFNLTFLPQFVLGSRGMPRRYATYDPEFAFLHQMSTYGALLLGTGLLYALVTLMLSLFKGKRAPANPWGGATLEWHCTSPPPYYNFERPPVVGDPYDFHNIEWDAEGERYVSTEPERTLAPEDQPKEVPAHAGGQH comes from the coding sequence ATGGCCACGACCAGCGTGCCCTCGACCAGCCGTGATCCCGGCTACCCCACCGATCGCGAAAACTACCTTACAAACTCGTCGGGCATCCTGAGTTGGGTGTTCACGCTGGACCACAAACGCATCGGACTGATGTACTTGGTCGGCGTTGTCGGCGCGTTCATCGTCGGCGGCCTGTTGGCCCTGGGGATTCGACTGCACTTGCTCGATCCCGAAGGCTGGATGTTCACCGGTGCGGAAGCGAACAACATCTATAACCAGGTGTTCACGCTGCACGGGGCCATCATGGTGTTCCTGTTCATCATCCCGAGTATCCCGGCGGCTCAAGGAAACTTCCTGGTCCCGGTGATGTTGGGTGCCAAGGATGTTGCTTTCCCGAGACTGAACCTCAGTAGCTTCTATCTGTGGGTTTTCGGTGCGATCTTCTTCGTTTCTGCACTGTTTAGCAGCGGCCTCGATACGGGCTGGACGTTCTACACTCCGTATTCAACGACAACCGACACGTCAGTGATCTTGGCGACCCTGGGTGCGTTCATCCTGGGTTTCAGCTCGATCTTCACCGGTCTGAACTTCATCGTGACGATCAATACCATGCGTCCACCAGGAATGACCTGGTTCAAGATGCCACTGTTCTTGTGGGCGACTTACGCAACCAGCATCATCCAAGTTTTGGCTACGCCGGTACTTGGGATCACACTGCTGTTGCTGATTGCCGAACGAACCATGCACATCGGGATCTTTGATCCTGAATACAACGGTGACCCGGTCACTTACCAACACTTCTTTTGGTTCTATAGCCACCCCGCCGTGTACATCATGATCTTGCCGGCTTTCGGTGTGATCAGCGAATTGATCAGCGTCCACAGCCACAAGCATATCTTCGGATACCGCTTCATCGCTTACTCGTCGATCGCCATTGCGTTGCTGGGTTTCTTGGTCTGGGGACACCACATGTTCACCTCGGGCATGAGCTCGCTGACCACGATCATCTTCAGTGCGTTGACATTCACCGTTTCGGTGCCGTCGGCCATTAAGGTGTTCAACTGGCTGGCGACGATGTACAAGGGCTCGATCAGCTTGACGACTCCGATGTGCTATGCGATCTCGTTCATCTTCCTGTTCACGATTGGTGGTTTGACCGGCTTGTTCTTGGGAACACTGGCAACGGACCTTCACTTGCACGACACGTACTTCATCGTGGCCCACTTCCACTATGTGATGGTCGGGGGAACTCTGATCGCCTTCTTGGGCGGGATTTTCCACTGGTGGCCCAAGATGGTCGGCAAGCTTTACAACGAGACCCACGGCCGGATCGCTTCCTTGTTGGTCTTCCTCGGCTTCAACCTGACCTTCCTTCCTCAATTCGTTTTGGGAAGCCGCGGGATGCCTCGCCGTTACGCAACCTACGATCCTGAGTTCGCATTCTTGCACCAGATGAGCACCTACGGGGCTTTGCTTCTGGGAACTGGATTGCTTTACGCTTTGGTCACCCTGATGCTGTCACTGTTCAAAGGCAAGCGTGCTCCAGCCAACCCTTGGGGCGGAGCAACACTGGAATGGCACTGCACCAGCCCACCACCGTATTACAACTTCGAGCGACCACCGGTCGTCGGCGACCCGTACGACTTCCACAACATCGAGTGGGATGCCGAAGGTGAACGCTACGTATCGACGGAGCCCGAACGAACTTTGGCTCCGGAAGATCAACCCAAAGAAGTGCCGGCTCACGCTGGCGGACAACACTAG
- a CDS encoding cytochrome c oxidase subunit II gives MTAATENLMHDLTHHLPVGMPNLGILADVQDSFWFPKQASSFASEVDWVYDMILYVCLIFFIPMMAFMVWTLFKYTKAKGTKAESQLSHHTALELTWSVGPSILLVWMFVQGSISYLDMRTPPEGAYDVGVQAFKWGWTMDYGGGTFHPELHIVKDEPTKLSMRSTDVIHSLYVPAFRAKKDIVPGRYNYMWFQPTVASEKVEDDVLAKATEQNKGVPWDYDAHQFTPEGYRFFDLYCAEYCGTNHSEMQTAVVVHETQEELDAWIKANSTRGEVSMPEWGALLYNRRGCAGCHSNDGSKLVGPSFKDLYGTTHGLASGGEVVVDDNYIRESVIAPKAKVVAGYQPVMPSYKGQLSDDDIASIIEYLKELNTKK, from the coding sequence ATGACCGCGGCCACTGAAAATCTGATGCACGATCTGACTCACCATCTACCCGTTGGAATGCCGAACTTGGGAATTCTCGCCGACGTTCAAGACAGCTTCTGGTTCCCGAAACAGGCCTCCTCTTTCGCTTCGGAAGTGGACTGGGTCTACGACATGATCCTGTATGTGTGTCTGATCTTCTTCATTCCCATGATGGCATTCATGGTATGGACGCTTTTCAAATACACCAAAGCCAAGGGAACCAAGGCTGAAAGCCAGCTTTCCCACCACACAGCGTTGGAATTGACCTGGTCGGTTGGGCCTTCAATTCTATTGGTCTGGATGTTCGTTCAAGGCTCGATCTCCTATCTGGACATGCGAACGCCACCTGAAGGTGCATACGACGTGGGGGTCCAAGCCTTTAAATGGGGCTGGACGATGGACTACGGCGGGGGAACATTCCACCCCGAACTGCACATCGTCAAAGATGAGCCGACCAAGCTTTCCATGCGAAGCACGGACGTTATCCACAGCCTGTACGTCCCTGCGTTCCGAGCCAAGAAGGACATCGTCCCAGGCCGCTACAACTACATGTGGTTCCAACCCACCGTGGCAAGCGAAAAGGTCGAAGACGACGTTTTGGCGAAAGCAACCGAACAGAACAAAGGTGTGCCTTGGGACTATGACGCACACCAATTCACCCCTGAAGGCTACCGATTCTTCGACCTGTACTGTGCTGAGTACTGCGGCACCAACCACTCCGAAATGCAAACAGCGGTGGTCGTCCACGAAACTCAAGAAGAACTTGATGCCTGGATCAAAGCCAACAGCACCCGCGGCGAAGTTTCGATGCCAGAATGGGGAGCTTTGCTGTACAATCGACGTGGATGTGCGGGCTGTCACTCGAACGACGGCAGCAAGCTGGTTGGCCCATCGTTCAAAGACCTCTACGGCACCACCCACGGTTTAGCCTCGGGCGGAGAAGTCGTTGTCGATGACAACTACATTCGCGAATCGGTGATCGCTCCCAAAGCGAAGGTGGTCGCCGGATACCAACCCGTGATGCCTAGCTACAAGGGACAACTCAGTGACGATGACATTGCGTCGATCATCGAGTACCTCAAAGAGCTCAACACCAAAAAGTAA
- a CDS encoding SCO family protein, with translation MTLACFHHRFYATSHHLVLLAAMTLAGCWQSAASAQPNTGAMQQGADIVLNDRVPRQVRDVTVEQKLGAQLTTDLPLINSLGQKVRLGDYLDGKRPLILTLNYSNCPMLCNVQLNQLAQSLEKGELKIGDDFQLLSVSIDPTETDQRLQDTQAKYIEQVPSHPNAKSGWSFTRTNAEVVKKLAEEVGFSYKYNPTTKEYAHPAMLAFVSPDGVITRYSLGVAFPPDQMKLALVEAGQGKVGGIVDQFVLWCYSYDPAEGSYVPQAWKIMRLGGAVTMIAMFLVLLPYWLGKKGAVESAPLHKVEVAETS, from the coding sequence ATGACCCTCGCCTGCTTCCATCATCGCTTTTACGCCACAAGCCACCACTTGGTGTTGCTGGCTGCGATGACGCTAGCGGGCTGTTGGCAATCGGCGGCGTCGGCTCAGCCCAACACGGGTGCGATGCAACAGGGCGCGGATATCGTCCTGAATGATCGCGTCCCGAGGCAAGTTCGCGACGTTACCGTCGAACAGAAACTCGGTGCCCAACTCACCACCGATTTGCCACTGATCAATTCCCTGGGACAAAAAGTACGACTGGGTGATTACCTCGACGGGAAACGCCCGCTGATTTTGACGCTCAATTACAGCAACTGCCCCATGCTGTGCAACGTTCAGCTGAACCAACTGGCTCAATCGCTTGAAAAGGGCGAACTGAAGATTGGCGACGACTTTCAGCTGTTAAGCGTTAGCATCGATCCCACCGAGACCGATCAGCGTTTGCAGGACACTCAGGCGAAATACATCGAACAAGTTCCGTCGCATCCTAATGCGAAGTCGGGATGGTCGTTCACTCGTACCAATGCCGAAGTCGTCAAGAAGCTCGCCGAAGAAGTTGGCTTTTCATACAAGTACAACCCCACCACCAAAGAGTACGCTCACCCAGCAATGCTGGCTTTTGTCTCGCCCGACGGCGTGATCACTCGTTACTCGCTCGGTGTGGCATTCCCACCCGATCAGATGAAGTTGGCCTTGGTCGAAGCGGGCCAAGGAAAAGTGGGTGGGATCGTCGACCAATTTGTGTTGTGGTGCTACAGCTATGACCCTGCCGAGGGGAGCTACGTGCCGCAGGCTTGGAAGATCATGCGTTTGGGTGGTGCGGTCACGATGATCGCCATGTTCCTAGTCCTGCTTCCGTACTGGCTAGGAAAGAAAGGTGCCGTTGAATCGGCCCCCCTTCACAAGGTGGAAGTCGCCGAGACTTCCTGA
- a CDS encoding quinol:electron acceptor oxidoreductase subunit ActD, with protein sequence MTDKPSPAPETIADGKAVHGVVAEFTDVDSLLAACRRVRDAGYTKADAFTPFPVHGIDSALGIKPTVLPWIALAAGLTGTCIALTMQIWMNGIDYPYIISGKPFISLPAFIPVTFELTILLASFGTFFGMWALNGLPRFSNPMFTSPRFDRATDDTFFLFLDAKDSRFDEAGAKNLLADLGGEFIEPVVEDNSSKVIPKGLLIALATVIALSMIPALIVGRMRVTKSSSPRFHIFPDMDFSPAKDAQVISTLFADGRANRSDVPGTVARGALDWDLDFHTGIDMEKLASIDAPRAERLVAMMQSDQPTGSDEPAAAEEKPATEETATEETADEKPAVEEVDGEEAEAAEPEAKDEQSKKEEPKQEAKPKAETAAPEKLESATAEPTEPATDKTPWLSENPLELTSAVLERGQQQFGIYCSVCHGMNGTGNGLVNRRAQQILATTWTPPSNLHESTLFEDAYPDGKLFSTITNGIRKMPGYASQIQAKDRWAVVAYVRALQASRNGSLEDVPASQREKLKKQQIDVKAKLKKIAEAEAADAEKASS encoded by the coding sequence ATGACAGATAAACCTTCCCCCGCTCCTGAAACCATCGCCGACGGCAAGGCCGTTCATGGTGTCGTGGCCGAGTTCACGGACGTTGATTCGCTGCTGGCAGCCTGTCGACGTGTTCGCGATGCGGGCTACACCAAGGCGGATGCGTTCACGCCTTTCCCAGTCCACGGGATCGATTCGGCATTGGGCATCAAGCCCACTGTTCTGCCTTGGATTGCATTGGCTGCGGGTCTGACCGGAACTTGCATCGCGTTGACGATGCAAATCTGGATGAACGGCATCGACTACCCATACATCATCTCGGGCAAACCGTTCATCTCGTTGCCAGCGTTCATTCCGGTCACGTTCGAACTGACCATCTTGCTGGCATCGTTCGGCACGTTCTTCGGAATGTGGGCACTCAACGGATTGCCACGATTCAGCAACCCGATGTTCACCAGCCCACGATTCGACCGGGCGACCGACGACACGTTCTTCCTGTTCTTGGACGCCAAGGACAGCCGCTTTGATGAAGCCGGTGCCAAGAACTTGCTCGCCGACCTGGGTGGCGAATTCATCGAACCGGTTGTTGAAGACAACTCATCGAAAGTGATTCCGAAGGGACTGTTGATTGCCCTGGCGACTGTCATCGCATTGTCGATGATCCCAGCCCTGATTGTCGGTCGCATGCGAGTGACCAAAAGCAGCTCGCCTCGCTTCCACATCTTCCCCGACATGGACTTCTCGCCAGCCAAGGACGCACAGGTCATCTCGACACTGTTCGCCGATGGACGCGCCAACCGCTCTGACGTTCCCGGCACCGTTGCCCGCGGAGCACTGGACTGGGACCTGGATTTCCATACGGGAATCGACATGGAAAAGCTGGCAAGTATCGATGCCCCACGAGCTGAACGCTTGGTCGCAATGATGCAGTCGGACCAGCCAACCGGCAGTGACGAACCTGCCGCAGCTGAAGAAAAGCCAGCGACTGAAGAGACTGCGACTGAAGAAACAGCGGACGAAAAGCCTGCAGTCGAGGAGGTCGATGGCGAGGAAGCTGAAGCTGCTGAGCCAGAGGCGAAAGACGAACAAAGCAAGAAAGAAGAGCCGAAGCAAGAAGCCAAGCCAAAGGCAGAAACTGCTGCTCCCGAAAAGCTGGAATCGGCAACAGCCGAGCCGACCGAGCCAGCGACCGACAAGACTCCTTGGCTCAGTGAAAACCCATTGGAGTTGACCTCCGCTGTTCTGGAACGCGGTCAACAACAATTCGGCATCTACTGCTCGGTTTGCCACGGCATGAACGGCACCGGGAACGGTCTCGTCAATCGTCGTGCTCAGCAAATCTTGGCGACGACCTGGACGCCACCATCCAACCTGCACGAAAGCACTCTGTTCGAAGACGCTTATCCGGATGGAAAGCTATTCAGCACGATCACCAACGGTATTCGCAAGATGCCTGGCTACGCCAGCCAAATCCAAGCCAAAGATCGCTGGGCGGTTGTCGCCTATGTGCGAGCACTGCAAGCGAGTCGCAATGGTTCGCTCGAAGACGTGCCTGCATCGCAGCGTGAAAAGCTGAAGAAGCAACAAATTGACGTGAAAGCTAAATTGAAGAAGATCGCCGAAGCGGAAGCTGCTGACGCAGAAAAAGCTTCGTCGTAA